In a genomic window of Lycium ferocissimum isolate CSIRO_LF1 chromosome 9, AGI_CSIRO_Lferr_CH_V1, whole genome shotgun sequence:
- the LOC132029580 gene encoding nuclear transcription factor Y subunit A-8-like, which produces MLSFSKKGCPGKDGQSFAPLFMSCSSMWNSSDQPEHAPSKSVLTGVDSALEHHFDIKKSESQFQDQDSTSTLSTGQSNHAETAMAKSNTVLQNVAAHPGWGGIYEVQAESGKKASLSGERETNTLPQPQVHHNHPTACLSYPWADTYFGRLVTTYGSNAIIYPQMVGITSTRVALPLECTESLPIYVNAKQYSAILKRRQVRAKLEAQNKLVKDRKPYLHESRHRHAMKRARGSGGRFLNTKNMQQSKPSSPKYDRNIFKRQGGGNLCSSMVQHSESGSWGTPTQSGSDVTSIFSGDDMFQQPEFRVSGFSFHMGPTMQEAEDFMHVGT; this is translated from the exons ATGCTAAGTTTCTCGAAGAAAGGTTGCCCTGGAAAAGATGGTCAATCTTTTGCTCCTCTGTTCATGAGTTGCTCATCTATGTGGAACTCCAGTGACCAACCAGAACATGCTCCCTCTAAGAGTGTGCTGACTGGAGTGGATTCTGCATTGGAACATCACTTCGATATCAAGAAATCAGAATCCCAGTTCCAAGATCAGGATTCAACTTCTACTCTGTCAACTGGTCAATCTAATCATGCGGAGACCGCAATGGCAAAAAGCAATACTGTTCTGCAAAATGTTGCAGCTCATCCAG GTTGGGGTGGAATATATGAGGTGCAAGCAGAGAGTGGAAAAAAAGCATCCTTATCAGGCGAAAGGGAAACCAACACTCTTCCTCAGCCGCAAGTGCATCATAATCATCCAACG GCTTGCCTATCCTACCCTTGGGCTGACACTTACTTTGGAAGGCTCGTTACTACTTATGGATCAAATGCCATC ATTTATCCTCAAATGGTGGGTATCACCTCTACAAGAGTTGCACTTCCTCTTGAATGCACAGAGAGTTTGCCCATTTACGTGAATGCGAAACAATACAGTGCTATCCTCAAAAGGCGACAGGTCCGTGCCAAGCTAGAGGCTCAGAATAAGCTTGTCAAAGACAGAAAG CCCTATCTTCACGAGTCTCGACATCGTCACGCAATGAAGAGAGCTAGGGGTTCTGGAGGGCGCTTTTTGAACACAAAGAATATGCAGCAATCCAAGCCTTCATCTCCAAAGTACGATAGAAATATCTTTAAACGACAGGGAGGTGGCAACTTATGTAGTTCGATGGTTCAGCACTCAGAGAGTGGTAGTTGGGGGACTCCCACCCAATCTGGTTCTGATGTGACAAGCATCTTCAGTGGCGATGACATGTTCCAGCAGCCAGAGTTCCGAGTCTCTGGCTTCTCTTTTCACATGGGTCCTACCATGCAGGAAGCTGAAGATTTCATGCATGTTGGAACCTGA